The following proteins are co-located in the Methanobacterium formicicum DSM 3637 genome:
- a CDS encoding FmdE family protein, which translates to MDKYEVLLEKAMQLHGEFCPGIVIGTKMCMAAMEKLGMNPLEQNENLIVYVEIDRCISDAIIAITGCSLGNRRLKYNDYGKFVVNFTDIKNRKTIRVSTRDDKVSSFTGFWTLLENILTSDKYTDPTTQREELETVAEIISQMSEEELLSLENVHLEIPENDIPGLPDHIAVCSICGEHVMDGKEFVLNGNIICRSCANENVKLVVNRFYGDFSSFDMES; encoded by the coding sequence ATGGACAAATACGAAGTTCTCCTGGAAAAAGCCATGCAATTACACGGTGAATTCTGTCCAGGCATAGTTATTGGGACTAAAATGTGTATGGCTGCCATGGAGAAGTTGGGTATGAACCCCCTGGAGCAAAATGAAAACCTCATAGTTTATGTAGAGATAGATCGATGTATATCCGATGCCATAATAGCCATAACCGGCTGCAGCCTGGGTAATCGGAGACTGAAATACAATGATTACGGTAAATTTGTAGTGAATTTCACAGACATAAAAAACAGGAAAACAATCAGAGTATCTACCCGTGACGATAAAGTTAGCTCTTTTACTGGATTCTGGACTTTACTGGAGAATATTCTAACCTCTGATAAATACACGGACCCCACCACTCAAAGAGAAGAACTGGAAACTGTGGCTGAAATAATATCTCAAATGTCTGAGGAGGAACTCCTATCCCTTGAGAATGTTCATCTGGAAATACCTGAAAATGATATTCCTGGCCTTCCAGACCACATAGCAGTATGCTCCATCTGTGGAGAGCATGTTATGGATGGGAAAGAATTCGTTTTAAACGGCAATATTATTTGCAGATCCTGCGCCAATGAAAATGTTAAACTGGTGGTTAACAGATTTTACGGAGACTTTTCCAGTTTTGATATGGAAAGTTAA
- a CDS encoding ABC transporter ATP-binding protein — protein MNPLMEIEGCSFAYDDNKNIFEDINFSVTPGDIFCILGANGTGKTTLIKCLTGLMKPNSGEIMIDGQDMNSFSRADLAKKIGYIPQIHNSTFPFTVLDVVLMGRSPHLDMFESPSDKDYEIALKALESLNISYMKDKPYTEISGGEQQLVFIARVLAQEPNILILDEPTSHLDFGNQIRTLNIIQKLASEGLAVIMSSHFPDHAFISATKVALMNEKRFLALGKPEDVITPENMKRIYGIDVKILDVGGRMACVP, from the coding sequence ATGAATCCTCTTATGGAAATAGAAGGCTGTTCATTTGCCTATGATGATAACAAGAACATTTTTGAGGATATAAATTTTTCAGTTACTCCAGGGGATATTTTCTGTATTCTGGGTGCCAATGGTACCGGTAAAACCACCCTGATTAAATGTTTAACCGGCCTTATGAAGCCCAATTCAGGAGAGATCATGATCGATGGTCAGGATATGAATTCATTTTCCCGTGCAGATCTGGCCAAAAAGATTGGTTATATCCCTCAAATTCATAATTCAACCTTTCCATTTACTGTGTTGGATGTGGTGTTAATGGGCAGATCTCCCCATCTGGACATGTTTGAATCCCCTTCTGATAAGGACTATGAAATTGCGCTGAAAGCCCTGGAATCCTTGAATATCAGTTATATGAAGGATAAACCCTACACGGAGATAAGTGGTGGTGAACAGCAGCTGGTTTTCATTGCTCGGGTTCTTGCACAGGAACCAAATATTCTTATTCTGGATGAACCCACTTCCCACCTGGATTTTGGTAATCAAATTCGAACCCTGAATATTATACAAAAGTTGGCCAGTGAAGGTCTTGCGGTGATAATGTCCTCACACTTCCCAGACCATGCATTTATTTCTGCAACTAAAGTGGCACTTATGAATGAAAAAAGATTCCTAGCCCTGGGAAAACCAGAAGATGTCATCACCCCCGAGAACATGAAACGTATTTACGGTATAGATGTGAAGATTCTGGATGTTGGAGGGAGAATGGCCTGCGTTCCTTAA
- a CDS encoding PKD domain-containing protein produces the protein MIGGEKLKKHAIPIIILFFVALALCGSASADSESETTISSQSDMNTTDLPSNRHIFINVSNDGGVKYNNDSAYYVGPNGTYYIKADGGGLNELHVSNSSATTYAYGQVTVVNSTSVSPSGVFYLTNTGGRGFTDNIILLLSVKGPISDDFSVTIISNGYTWTLPVVAGAYQPAAPTDYHYITGVNETFTKSDFQYGPQIYKPGPGALGVWSLPLYYGQNTSESSTEEYLMFIDLYVGNIKSSSVPGLIDNGAVKVQYVFNNLTTTASFNMYGWTLASNQGEGISWTNKVVLGDTQSSGYTVNYSPVTPVADFSANTTSGNAPLNVQFTDTSSNYPTSWIWDFGDSTTSTEQNPTHTYTKPGNYTVTLTAINAAGNSTKTLNITAIDVIPPTVTIEPIGGLFNTTQTVTLNTTDDSGNATTYYTTDGSDPTTSSTRNVYNGPITIKSTTTLLFAAVDASGNWSPIYNQTYQIKSDVYVNITPSNSNPHVGDKVTYTFKLGNNGPGDASNIVFTYVIPEGVEYAGANVDQGTVNYDPTTRTLTWNVGNVTAGTDPYLWLNLNILNPGTFTIQPTVTVEGYNPGLNNNIETLQVNAAPKTSTANTGSPTNTETVNAATTTQTIPMKTTGIPITALISALIMIGSGLALSRKN, from the coding sequence ATGATAGGAGGTGAAAAACTGAAAAAACACGCAATACCAATAATAATCCTATTTTTTGTAGCATTAGCCCTTTGTGGAAGCGCATCAGCAGATAGTGAAAGTGAGACTACAATTTCCAGCCAGTCAGACATGAACACAACCGATCTTCCGTCCAACAGGCACATATTCATCAACGTGTCCAACGATGGCGGAGTGAAGTACAACAATGACAGTGCCTATTACGTTGGCCCCAACGGTACATACTACATCAAAGCAGATGGAGGTGGACTTAACGAGCTTCACGTCAGTAACAGTAGTGCTACAACCTATGCTTATGGTCAAGTAACTGTTGTTAACTCCACGAGTGTGTCCCCATCAGGTGTGTTCTACCTCACCAACACTGGGGGCCGTGGATTCACCGATAACATCATACTTCTGTTATCAGTGAAGGGGCCCATATCAGATGATTTCTCCGTGACCATCATTTCTAATGGTTACACATGGACACTTCCAGTAGTTGCTGGTGCATATCAACCAGCCGCACCAACAGACTATCACTACATCACAGGTGTGAATGAGACTTTCACAAAGTCTGACTTCCAGTACGGACCACAGATCTACAAGCCAGGTCCAGGCGCATTGGGTGTATGGTCCCTACCTCTCTACTACGGCCAGAACACAAGTGAAAGCTCCACTGAGGAGTACTTGATGTTCATAGATCTGTACGTTGGAAACATAAAGTCAAGTAGTGTGCCAGGTTTAATAGACAACGGCGCTGTGAAAGTGCAATACGTATTCAATAACCTTACCACAACAGCATCCTTCAACATGTATGGATGGACACTTGCCTCAAACCAGGGTGAGGGAATCAGCTGGACAAACAAAGTTGTATTGGGAGACACACAATCTAGCGGTTACACAGTTAACTACTCCCCTGTGACTCCTGTTGCAGATTTCTCAGCCAACACCACATCTGGTAACGCACCTTTAAATGTGCAGTTCACAGATACCAGCAGCAACTACCCCACCTCATGGATATGGGACTTCGGAGACAGCACCACATCAACAGAACAAAACCCCACACACACCTACACCAAACCAGGAAACTACACCGTAACACTCACAGCAATCAACGCAGCAGGAAACAGCACCAAAACACTGAACATCACAGCAATAGACGTCATACCACCTACTGTAACCATTGAACCTATTGGCGGATTGTTCAACACCACACAAACTGTAACACTAAATACAACTGATGACAGTGGAAATGCAACAACATACTACACAACAGACGGAAGCGACCCAACCACAAGTAGCACAAGAAACGTTTACAATGGTCCAATAACCATCAAAAGCACAACTACACTACTATTTGCAGCAGTGGATGCATCGGGTAATTGGAGTCCAATCTACAACCAGACCTACCAGATCAAATCCGATGTCTACGTGAACATCACACCGTCAAACTCCAACCCACATGTAGGAGACAAAGTAACCTACACCTTCAAACTAGGAAACAATGGACCAGGAGACGCAAGTAACATAGTATTCACCTACGTAATACCCGAAGGAGTAGAATACGCAGGAGCAAACGTGGACCAAGGAACAGTAAACTACGACCCAACAACCAGAACACTAACCTGGAACGTAGGAAACGTAACAGCAGGCACAGACCCATACCTATGGCTCAACCTCAACATACTAAACCCAGGCACATTCACCATACAACCAACCGTCACAGTAGAAGGATACAACCCCGGACTTAACAACAACATCGAAACATTACAAGTAAACGCAGCACCAAAAACAAGTACAGCAAACACAGGATCACCAACAAACACAGAAACAGTAAACGCAGCAACAACCACGCAAACAATACCAATGAAAACCACCGGAATACCAATAACGGCCCTAATATCCGCATTAATCATGATAGGAAGTGGATTAGCCTTAAGCAGGAAAAATTAA
- a CDS encoding ABC transporter substrate-binding protein, producing the protein MDRKIRATAIIGVIIIIGVIGIYILTSGFNFSGNTTDMIGRSVALPAEINKTYAMSESVTVPLYMLAPEKMIAWNSNRTSSENQYMPVEYQNLPVMKGGKQNSNYDSIIAQNPDVVFVGHGEDKETVNEIQEKFGQIPVVDVEGDNNLTSIVPAIQFMGKVLGEENKSNQLVSFYNKVSDKVKNTVSSIPESEKKKVYYAKGANGLTTFAPGSPQVQLITICGGVNVVQSPVSKGGMGVSMDLVSQWNPDVIITNDSQFYQNVYTNQSWQNINAVKNKQVYLVPQSPFNWFENPPGANTIIGIPWTAKVLYPDKFKDMDLKNLTKEFYSEFYHYNLTDGDVSNILSSSGLNSSNQ; encoded by the coding sequence ATGGATCGAAAAATCAGGGCAACAGCCATAATTGGAGTTATAATTATCATTGGTGTTATCGGAATTTACATCCTAACTTCTGGTTTTAATTTCTCTGGAAATACCACGGATATGATTGGCAGAAGCGTGGCATTACCTGCTGAAATTAATAAAACCTACGCCATGTCAGAATCAGTTACTGTACCCCTTTACATGCTCGCCCCTGAAAAGATGATTGCCTGGAATTCCAACCGCACCTCTTCCGAGAACCAATACATGCCAGTGGAGTACCAGAACCTACCTGTAATGAAGGGAGGTAAGCAGAACTCCAATTATGATTCAATCATAGCCCAGAATCCAGATGTGGTGTTTGTGGGTCATGGGGAGGATAAGGAAACAGTCAATGAAATTCAGGAGAAATTTGGCCAGATTCCGGTTGTGGATGTGGAAGGAGATAACAACCTCACCAGTATCGTGCCTGCCATCCAGTTCATGGGGAAAGTTCTGGGAGAAGAAAATAAATCCAACCAACTGGTCAGTTTCTACAATAAAGTTTCAGATAAGGTTAAAAACACTGTATCCAGTATTCCTGAATCAGAGAAAAAGAAGGTGTACTATGCCAAGGGTGCCAATGGTTTAACCACTTTTGCACCGGGTTCTCCCCAGGTTCAGCTTATAACCATCTGTGGTGGGGTGAATGTGGTTCAGTCCCCGGTGAGTAAGGGAGGTATGGGAGTTTCCATGGACCTGGTTTCACAGTGGAATCCTGATGTTATCATTACAAATGATTCACAGTTCTATCAGAACGTCTACACCAACCAGTCATGGCAGAACATAAACGCAGTGAAAAATAAGCAAGTATACTTGGTACCACAATCCCCATTTAACTGGTTTGAAAATCCACCAGGAGCCAACACCATTATTGGGATACCCTGGACTGCCAAGGTACTCTATCCAGATAAATTCAAGGATATGGATCTCAAAAATCTCACCAAGGAATTCTACAGTGAATTTTACCATTACAATTTAACTGATGGTGATGTTTCCAATATACTGAGTTCTTCCGGGTTGAACAGTTCCAATCAGTAG
- a CDS encoding ABC transporter substrate-binding protein has product MNKKIIIIMVLLLIILSSLAFYTNTLKANSSNQTQITDMLGRNVEVPLNVSRVASLSNSVTVQVYMLAPDKLIGWDSNRSAVQNRFMPTQYQTLPVLGGGKKDANYETFISMNPDLVFVGHGMSVDDVNDMQDKLGLIPLLDVEGDNNLTNIDSSINFIGKTVGEQKKASELVSFHQRMLSEVVSKTASIPENEKKRVYYARDSTGLMTNPSGSAHTQLIDMCGGINVAQVPITKGSVGVSIEQVLIWNPDIIIASDPTFYQNIYSDPLWQNVKAVKDKQVYLVPNSPFNWFENPPGANTIIGIPWTAKVLYPDKFSDLNLKNITQEFYSSFYYYNLTDDEANSIITSSGLKS; this is encoded by the coding sequence ATGAATAAAAAAATCATTATAATTATGGTGCTGTTATTAATCATTCTCAGTAGTTTAGCTTTTTATACCAATACTTTGAAGGCCAATTCAAGTAACCAGACCCAGATAACTGATATGCTGGGCAGGAATGTGGAGGTACCCCTTAATGTTAGTCGAGTGGCATCCCTTTCTAACTCAGTTACGGTCCAGGTGTACATGCTGGCACCAGACAAGCTAATTGGATGGGATTCCAATCGAAGTGCAGTACAAAACAGGTTCATGCCCACCCAGTATCAAACTCTCCCTGTACTGGGAGGGGGTAAAAAAGATGCTAATTACGAAACATTCATATCAATGAATCCTGATCTGGTTTTTGTGGGCCATGGCATGTCGGTAGATGATGTGAATGATATGCAGGACAAATTGGGACTGATTCCACTTCTGGATGTGGAGGGAGATAACAATCTCACCAACATCGATTCTTCCATAAACTTCATTGGTAAAACCGTTGGTGAACAGAAGAAAGCCAGTGAGCTGGTGTCTTTCCACCAGAGAATGCTGAGTGAAGTGGTCAGTAAAACCGCTTCCATACCTGAAAATGAGAAAAAACGTGTTTACTATGCCCGGGATAGTACCGGTTTAATGACCAACCCATCTGGATCCGCTCACACTCAGCTAATTGATATGTGTGGGGGCATAAATGTGGCCCAGGTTCCTATAACCAAGGGTAGTGTTGGAGTTTCCATTGAACAGGTCCTAATATGGAATCCAGATATTATAATAGCCAGTGACCCCACATTCTACCAAAATATATACTCAGACCCTCTCTGGCAAAATGTGAAAGCAGTTAAGGACAAACAAGTTTATTTAGTCCCAAATTCACCCTTTAACTGGTTTGAAAACCCACCAGGAGCCAACACCATTATTGGAATACCCTGGACCGCCAAAGTACTCTACCCAGATAAATTTAGTGACCTGAACCTGAAAAACATTACCCAAGAGTTTTACTCCAGTTTCTATTATTACAACCTCACTGATGATGAAGCAAACTCCATAATCACCTCATCCGGGTTGAAATCATAA
- a CDS encoding DUF11 domain-containing protein — protein sequence MYKNKIILTVVATFLLIFASAGSAFAGSDISVSFDKSTANVGDQVIMIVTLTNTGPGDLTNINVSAPIPAGMKFMTATTGTTKNLYNSSTGIWQVDNLKLSSKEGGKKTLNITMEVLPELSGKTITANASYLSVTDSSGTDPLKSAQSQPLVIGGNAGNVTANNTSGATGTPWGKYALVIVAIVIILGAGWYMMKRK from the coding sequence ATGTATAAAAACAAAATAATTTTAACTGTGGTAGCAACGTTTTTATTGATTTTTGCTTCAGCAGGCTCAGCCTTTGCCGGTTCGGACATATCAGTTTCTTTTGATAAAAGTACGGCAAATGTTGGTGACCAGGTGATAATGATAGTTACCCTAACCAACACTGGGCCAGGTGATTTGACCAATATTAACGTTTCAGCACCAATACCTGCGGGTATGAAATTCATGACCGCCACTACTGGAACCACTAAAAATCTTTACAACTCCAGTACAGGTATATGGCAAGTGGACAACCTGAAATTATCTTCCAAAGAAGGAGGGAAGAAAACCCTGAACATCACCATGGAAGTGCTGCCAGAACTGTCAGGGAAAACCATAACTGCCAATGCCAGTTATCTAAGTGTTACTGATAGTTCCGGGACTGATCCATTAAAATCAGCACAAAGTCAGCCTCTGGTAATTGGTGGCAATGCGGGAAATGTCACAGCCAATAACACCTCTGGTGCAACAGGCACGCCATGGGGTAAATATGCACTGGTAATAGTTGCTATAGTAATAATCCTTGGTGCAGGATGGTATATGATGAAGAGGAAGTAG
- a CDS encoding PKD domain-containing protein, whose protein sequence is MNKKIIFITLSCLLVLILCGSASATDLNNTTNITQNNHVYINVSNDNGVKYNVDYDYYLNDPLQQGYNPNGTNGTYYIKAEGGGLNQLHICDSNSTSAMYGQITVTNTTSGTQSGVFYITTTGGRGTNDDIILLLSVKGPISDNFNITIVSSGYTWIISVFGATQPPLPTNPQYVVGAVNKTFTKSDFQYGPQTTRPAPSGWQPLYSGQNTSDPSTAEYLMFIDLYVGNLRSGLSQAPIDNGAVKVEYTLNNMYTTASFNAYAWTGASFQGTGINWCNPIINNANPCVVTVNYAPETPIANFTADKTSGSDSLTVKFTDSSANYPTSWMWDFGDGTTSTEQNPTHTYSAPGNYTVKLTATNLAGSNTMAKTDFITVLKSEVYVQITPSIANPTVGDKVTYTFKLGNKGLGDANNVVFTYVLPEGVEYAGANVDQGTVNYDPTTRTLTWNVGNVTAGTDPYLWLNLNILNPGTFTIQPTVTVAGNNIGLNNIGTLQVNAAKATTPTTNTVNAATTTSTQTGTVPMQTTGAPLVGLILGILCIGSGITLSRKK, encoded by the coding sequence GTGAACAAAAAGATAATATTTATAACACTTAGCTGTCTCTTGGTTTTAATTTTGTGTGGAAGTGCATCAGCAACTGACCTGAACAACACAACCAACATTACACAAAATAACCATGTCTATATCAATGTATCCAATGATAATGGAGTTAAATACAACGTGGACTATGATTACTATTTAAATGACCCATTACAACAAGGATACAATCCAAACGGTACCAATGGTACTTACTACATCAAAGCTGAAGGTGGAGGACTTAACCAACTTCACATCTGTGACAGTAACAGCACAAGCGCAATGTACGGTCAAATAACCGTGACCAACACTACCAGTGGTACTCAATCTGGTGTGTTCTACATCACTACCACAGGAGGTCGTGGGACCAATGATGATATCATACTTCTGTTATCAGTGAAGGGACCTATATCTGACAATTTTAATATAACTATAGTCTCAAGTGGGTACACCTGGATAATTTCGGTTTTTGGTGCAACTCAGCCGCCACTACCCACAAACCCTCAGTACGTAGTAGGGGCTGTGAACAAAACTTTCACAAAGTCTGACTTCCAGTACGGACCACAGACAACAAGACCTGCTCCTAGCGGATGGCAACCACTTTACAGTGGCCAGAACACAAGTGATCCTTCAACTGCTGAGTACTTGATGTTCATAGATCTGTACGTTGGAAATCTGAGGTCAGGTCTTTCGCAAGCACCAATAGATAATGGTGCTGTTAAGGTTGAATACACACTCAACAACATGTACACAACAGCTTCATTCAACGCTTACGCATGGACTGGTGCATCATTCCAAGGTACCGGAATTAACTGGTGTAATCCAATCATAAATAACGCAAATCCTTGTGTAGTTACAGTTAATTATGCTCCAGAAACTCCTATTGCAAACTTTACTGCTGATAAAACATCAGGATCTGACTCACTGACTGTTAAATTCACAGACAGTTCTGCAAATTACCCAACATCATGGATGTGGGACTTTGGAGACGGAACAACATCAACCGAACAGAACCCAACACATACCTACAGTGCTCCCGGGAACTACACTGTTAAATTAACAGCAACTAACCTTGCCGGCAGTAATACCATGGCAAAAACCGATTTCATCACTGTTTTAAAATCGGAGGTTTATGTGCAGATCACTCCGTCCATCGCCAACCCCACAGTTGGGGATAAAGTAACTTACACCTTCAAACTAGGTAACAAAGGACTAGGAGATGCGAATAACGTGGTATTCACCTACGTACTACCCGAAGGAGTAGAATACGCAGGAGCAAACGTAGACCAAGGAACAGTAAACTACGACCCAACAACCAGAACACTAACCTGGAACGTAGGAAACGTAACAGCAGGCACAGACCCATACCTATGGCTCAACCTCAACATACTAAACCCAGGCACATTCACCATACAACCAACAGTAACCGTAGCAGGAAACAACATCGGACTAAACAACATCGGAACCTTACAAGTAAACGCAGCAAAAGCAACAACACCAACAACAAATACTGTAAACGCAGCAACCACAACCAGCACCCAAACAGGAACGGTACCCATGCAAACAACCGGAGCACCACTAGTTGGACTAATCCTCGGTATCCTATGTATTGGAAGCGGAATAACCCTAAGCCGGAAAAAATAA
- a CDS encoding PKD domain-containing protein, whose amino-acid sequence MKKHTIPLVILFFVALALCGSASADSESGTTISSQSDMNTTDLPSNRHIFINVSNYEGAKYNNDSVYYSGPNGTYYISAEGGGLNQLHITNSTNNAYGQVNVINATSTSSSGVFYITTTGGRGYNDDIILLLSVKGPISDDFSVTIISSGYNWTLTGAAPTTDAINYLNGAVNETFTKSDFQYGPHVYKPGPGTLGVWSLPLYYGQNTSDPSTAEYLMFIDLYLGNIRTADIDNGAVKVEYTFNNLNTKASFNTYAWTVGGKDGEGISWTNKVISGDTQSSGYTVNYTPVTPVADFSANTTSGNAPLNVQFTDTSSNYPTSWIWDFGDSTTSTEQNPTHTYTKPGNYTVTLTAINAAGNSTKTLNITAIDVIPPTVTIEPIGGLFNTTQTVTLNTTDDSGNATTYYTTDGSDPTTSSTRTVYNGPITINTTTTLKYAAIDPTNNWSPIYNQTYQIKSDVYVNITPSITNPTVGDKVTYTFKLGNNGPGDASNIVFTYVIPEGVEYAGANVDQGTVNYDPTTRTLTWNVGNVTAGTDPYLWLNLNILNPGTFTIQPTVTVEGYNPGLNNNIETLQVNAAPKTSTANTGSPTNTETVNAATTTSTQTGTVPMKTTGAPLAGLILGILCIGSGITLSRKK is encoded by the coding sequence TTGAAAAAGCACACAATACCATTAGTAATCCTTTTTTTTGTAGCATTAGCCCTTTGTGGAAGCGCATCAGCAGATAGTGAAAGTGGGACTACAATTTCCAGCCAGTCAGACATGAACACAACCGATCTTCCGTCCAACAGGCACATATTCATCAACGTGTCCAACTATGAAGGAGCGAAGTACAACAATGACAGCGTCTATTACTCCGGTCCCAACGGTACCTACTACATTTCAGCAGAGGGAGGAGGACTGAACCAGCTCCACATCACTAACAGTACAAATAATGCTTACGGACAGGTGAACGTTATCAACGCCACAAGTACATCCTCATCAGGTGTGTTTTACATAACCACCACAGGGGGTAGAGGATACAACGATGATATAATTCTTCTTTTATCAGTGAAAGGACCTATATCGGATGATTTCTCAGTAACCATCATTTCAAGTGGTTACAACTGGACACTTACAGGTGCCGCACCCACAACTGACGCTATAAATTACTTAAATGGTGCGGTGAATGAGACTTTCACAAAGTCTGACTTCCAGTACGGACCACATGTCTACAAACCTGGTCCTGGAACATTAGGAGTATGGTCTCTTCCACTTTACTACGGCCAGAACACCAGCGATCCCTCAACAGCAGAATATCTTATGTTCATCGATCTGTACCTTGGAAACATAAGAACTGCAGACATAGATAACGGTGCTGTTAAAGTTGAATACACTTTCAACAATCTGAACACAAAAGCTTCATTCAACACATACGCATGGACAGTAGGCGGAAAAGATGGTGAGGGAATCAGCTGGACAAACAAAGTTATATCTGGAGACACACAATCTAGCGGTTACACAGTTAACTACACCCCTGTGACTCCTGTTGCAGATTTCTCAGCCAACACCACATCTGGTAACGCACCTCTAAATGTGCAGTTCACAGACACCAGTAGCAACTACCCCACCTCATGGATATGGGACTTCGGAGACAGCACCACATCAACAGAACAAAACCCCACACACACCTACACCAAACCAGGAAACTACACCGTAACACTCACAGCAATCAACGCAGCAGGAAACAGCACCAAAACACTGAACATCACAGCAATAGACGTCATACCACCTACTGTAACCATTGAACCTATTGGCGGATTGTTCAACACCACACAAACTGTAACACTAAATACAACTGATGACAGTGGAAATGCAACAACATACTACACAACAGACGGAAGCGACCCAACCACAAGCAGCACAAGAACCGTCTACAACGGACCAATCACAATAAACACAACAACCACACTAAAATACGCAGCAATAGACCCAACAAATAATTGGAGTCCAATCTACAACCAGACCTACCAGATCAAATCCGATGTCTACGTGAACATCACACCATCCATAACCAACCCCACAGTTGGCGACAAAGTAACCTACACCTTCAAACTAGGAAACAATGGACCCGGAGACGCAAGTAACATAGTATTCACCTACGTAATACCCGAAGGAGTAGAATACGCAGGAGCAAACGTAGACCAAGGAACAGTAAACTACGACCCAACAACCAGAACACTAACCTGGAACGTAGGAAACGTAACAGCAGGCACAGACCCATACCTATGGCTCAACCTCAACATACTAAACCCAGGCACATTCACCATACAACCAACCGTCACAGTAGAAGGATACAACCCCGGACTTAACAACAACATCGAAACATTACAAGTAAACGCAGCACCAAAAACAAGTACAGCAAACACAGGATCACCAACAAACACAGAAACGGTGAACGCAGCAACCACAACCAGCACCCAAACAGGAACAGTACCCATGAAAACAACCGGAGCACCCTTAGCCGGACTAATCCTCGGTATTCTATGTATAGGAAGCGGAATAACCCTAAGCCGGAAAAAATAA
- a CDS encoding iron ABC transporter permease translates to MLKKKIRDKIAAHNISITVLLCIPLIILFFLSFLVGRYPIPPYDVMITMVSKILPINSTVSPSMETVIFQVRLPRILAAMLVGAALSIAGACFQGLFRNPLVSPDKLGVSAGAGFAASLAILLSVGTIMIQVSAFFGGLIAVGLTYFISRTFKGTSILTLILCGIAIESFFGALIALSKYVADPYQQLPTIVFWLLGSFSAVTMQKLVMMGIPVIIGIIILLLIRWRINVISMGEEEAQTMGVDTKKLQAIIILCCTVVTASSVSICGIIGWVGLVIPHVTRMIVGPDHKILLPASVVTGAFFLLLIDDVTRTLTTVEIPIGILTALIGVPFFLYLLRKSKEVWV, encoded by the coding sequence ATGCTCAAGAAAAAAATCAGGGATAAAATAGCAGCTCACAATATATCCATAACAGTACTGCTATGTATCCCTCTCATAATCCTATTTTTCCTTTCCTTTCTGGTTGGAAGATATCCTATCCCCCCTTATGATGTTATGATCACCATGGTTTCCAAAATTCTGCCCATTAACTCTACAGTTTCACCATCAATGGAGACAGTTATCTTCCAAGTAAGGTTGCCCCGTATACTGGCAGCCATGTTAGTGGGGGCGGCTTTATCCATTGCCGGTGCATGTTTCCAGGGATTATTCAGAAATCCACTGGTTTCACCTGATAAGCTGGGAGTTTCAGCTGGTGCAGGTTTTGCAGCATCATTAGCCATACTATTATCAGTTGGAACCATCATGATCCAGGTTTCAGCATTTTTCGGTGGTTTGATTGCAGTGGGACTTACCTACTTCATCAGCAGGACCTTTAAAGGAACATCCATTCTCACCCTGATTCTATGCGGTATTGCCATTGAATCCTTCTTCGGAGCCCTGATCGCCCTTTCCAAATACGTTGCTGATCCTTACCAGCAACTCCCCACCATTGTTTTCTGGCTTTTGGGAAGTTTTTCAGCAGTAACCATGCAAAAACTGGTGATGATGGGAATACCCGTTATAATTGGAATAATAATTCTCCTCCTTATCCGCTGGAGAATTAATGTTATTTCAATGGGTGAGGAAGAAGCTCAAACCATGGGCGTGGATACTAAAAAGTTGCAGGCCATTATAATTTTATGCTGTACTGTGGTAACCGCATCCTCAGTTAGTATCTGTGGAATTATTGGTTGGGTAGGTTTGGTTATACCCCATGTTACCCGGATGATAGTGGGGCCAGATCATAAAATTCTACTACCAGCCAGCGTGGTTACCGGGGCTTTCTTCCTCCTACTGATCGATGATGTCACCCGAACGCTCACCACAGTTGAAATCCCAATAGGAATACTTACAGCCCTTATTGGAGTTCCATTCTTTTTATATCTTCTTAGAAAAAGTAAAGAGGTGTGGGTATGA